AGGGCGACAGCGGCGAGGGTGGAGTGCACGCCCAGCTTGCCGAGGACGTTCTGCATATGGGTGCGGACGGTGTGCGGGGAGAGGAACAGCCGGTCGGCGACCGCCTTCCTGCCCAGTCCGGCGACCATGCAGCGCAGCACTTCCCGCTCCCTCGGGGTGAGCGACTCGACGAGCCGCTCGCTCTCGGTGCGGTGCTTGCGGGCGGCCGTCAACTCCCGCAGGACGCCCGTGAGGAGCGCGGGCGGGAGGTGCGTCTCCTCGCGCAGCACGCCCCGGATGACGGTCAGCAGACGGGACAGCGAGCAGTCCTTCGCCACCCAGCCGGACGCCCCGGCCTGAAGGGCGAGGGCCGCGCGGCGTGGATCGTCCTTCTCGGCGAGGACGACGATCCGGACATGGGGCTGCGTGGCCCGGACCCCCACGACCAGCGAGATCCCGTCGACCAGCCCGTCCTCCCCCACCTCCTGCACGGGCACGGCAGGCCGTATGCCCGGCAGCGCGGCGCCCAGGTCGGCGTCGACGAGCAGCACGTCGTACCGGCGCCCCTCGGCGGCCGCGCGCTCCAGGCTGCGCAGTGCCGCCGGGCCGCTGCCGGCCGCGGACACGTCGACGTCGGGCTCGGCGGCCAGTGCCGCGGCGAGCGACTCGGCGAAGATACGGTGGTCGTCGACGACCAGTACACGAATGCGAACCACGAAACCCCCTCCCCCAAGCTCCTTGACAGAGCAGGGGATACCCCAAGGTCCGGAGACGGAGAACGACGACCAAGCGGATACGACGCCCGGAGGGGATGCCGCTACCGCAACGGCCGCCGCCGTGCAGAGACTGCTACCCCCACCGCGGGCGCCGTACCCGACTGTCTCGCCCCCTGATCAGCACCGGCCCCCACCGGCACTGTTCACAGGGTAGGGCCGCGGGCGTACAGCGGAAGGCAAATTGCAGGATTGGTTCGGCCACCGCGTTTATGGTGTGCCGCATGTTTCGTCTTGAGACAGAAGTCGACAGGACTCGCCGCGATCTTCTCCGTTCGCGGCTTCTCGCCACCAACACCGAGGCCTCCCCGGTCCTGCGCGCACTGCGCGGCACACCCGCGGAACGCGAGTCGGCGCTGCACGTCTGGGCCTCGGACCCCGGCGGCGATCTGGCCGGCGGCCTGGTGGGCCACACCTGGACGACCTGGCTGCACGTCACCTACCTCTGGGTCGACGCCCGGCACCGGGGCACGGGCCTGGGCAGCGCCCTCCTCGCCGAGGCGGAGCGCATCGCCCGCGAGCAGCGCGGCTGCGACCGCGTACGCCTGGAGACCTGGGACTTCCAGGCCCCGGAGTTCTACAGACGCCAGGGCTACGAGGTGGTGTGCACGATCGAGGACTACCCCCCGGGCCTGACGGAGTTCACCCTGACGAAGAGACTCGGGTAACTCAGCCCGTCCGGCGTTTGAGGACGAGGCCCTTTCGGGGCCGAAAGGGGGGTCTGGGGGCGGCAGCCCCCAGGGTCGGGAACGGGAAGGGGCGGCGGGGGCGAGATCCACTCGGCCACCCCCACCGCCCCGACGAGAAACCTCAGTTCAGCCGACGCGCCCCCGCCGCGGGCACCGCCTCGAACACCCGCGGAGCCTTGTACCCCGCGGCCGCGAACGCCTCTTCGACGGCCTTGGTGAGCGTCTCGACATCGGTGGCCTCGGCCAGCACGATCGCCGACCCCCCGAAACCCCCGCCGGTCATCCGCGCCCCGAGCGCCCCGTTGGCGAGGGCGGTGTCGACGACGAGATCCAGCTCGGGGCAGGAGACCCGGAAGTCGTCCCGGAGCGAGGCGTGCCCCGCCGTCAGGACCGGCCCGACCGCGCGGGTGTCGCCGCCCGACTCCAGGAGGGCGACGACCTGCTCCACACGCTGGTCCTCCGTCACCACATGACGGACCAGGCGGCGGACCTCCTCCTCGTCGCCGAGCCGGGCGAGGGCCGCGTCCAGGTCGTCGTACGCGATGTCGCGCAGCGCGTCGACGCCGAGGAGGGCGGCGCCCTTCTCGCAGCCGGCCCGCCGCCTGCCGTACTCACCACCGCTGTGGGCGTGCGTGACCTGCGTGTCGACGACCAGCAGGCGCAGGCCCTCGGCGGCCAGGTCGAGGGGGATCTGCTTCTGCGAGAGGTCGCGGGTGTCGAGGAACAGCGCGTGGCCGGCCTCGCAGCACGCGGACGCCGTCTGGTCCATGATGCCGGTGGGCGCGCCGACGTAGACGTTCTCGGCGCGCTGGCACAGGCGGGCGAGCTGCCAGCCCTGGAGCCCGAGGTCGTAGAGGTCGTTCAGCGCCAGGGCCACGACGACCTCGATGGCCGCGGACGACGACAGGCCCGCGCCCGACGGGACTGTCGAGGACAGGTGGATGTCGGCGCCGGTCACCGCATGGCCGGCCTCGCGCAGGGCCCACACGACTCCGGCCGGGTACGCCGTCCAGGCGTCGTCGGACTCGGGCGTCAGCTCGTCGAGCCGCAGCTCGGCGACGCCGCTGTCGAGGTCGGCCGAGTGCAGCCGCAGCACGCCGTCCGTACGCCGGGCGACCGCCGCGACCGCGATGTGCGGCAGCGCGAAGGGCATCACGAAGCCGTCGTTGTAGTCGGTGTGCTCACCGATGAGGTTGACCCGGCCGGGCGCCGCCCAGACGCCCTCGGGCTCGGTCCCGTACAGCCGGACGAAACCCTCGCGAACTTCCTGTGCCCCCACTACGACTCCCTTGCGCTGCTTGCGATGTGCTGCGCGAACTCCCACGCGTCCGCGACGATACCCGCGAGGTCCGCGCGGGACGGGTTCCAGCCCAACTGCTCACGGGCGGTGGCCGCCGAGGCGACCAGGACGGCCGGGTCGCCTCCGCGACGAGGGGCCACGACCTCGGGGATCGGGTGGCCGGTGACCTCGCGGACCGTCTCGATGACCTCGCGCACGGAGAAGCCGTTGCCGTTGCCGAGGTTGCAGATGAGGTGCTCGCCGGGCTTGGCGGCGGCGACGGCGAGGAGGTGGGCCTCGGCGAGGTCGGCGACGTGGATGTAGTCGCGGACGCAGGTGCCGTCGGGGGTCGGGTAGTCGTCGCCGAAGACGGAGATGGCCTCGCGGCGGCCCTGCGCGACCTGGAGGACGAGCGGGATGAGGTGCGACTCGGGGTCGTGGCGCTCACCCTGCTCGCCGTACGCGCCGGCCACGTTGAAGTACCGCAGGGAGACGGCGCCGAGCCCGTGGGCGGCGGCCTCGCCGCTGATCATGTGGTCGACGGCGAGCTTGGAGGCGCCGTAGGGGTTCGTGGGCTGCGTCGGCGCGCTCTCCACGATCGGGACCTGCTGCGGCTCGCCGTACGTCGCCGCCGTGGACGAGAAGACCAGCTTGCGCACGCCGGCCTCGCGCATGGCGCCGAGCAGGGCCATGGTGCCGCCGACGTTGTTGTCCCAGTACTTCTCGGGCTTGACGACGGACTCGCCGACCTGCGAGAACGCGGCGAAGTGGAGCACGGCGTCGAAGGAGGCGTCGAGCCACTTGGCGGCGTCGCGGATGTCGCCCTCGATGAACGAGGCACCCGCCGGGACACCCTCGCGGAAACCGGTGGAGAGGTTGTCGAGGACGACGACCTCGTGGCCGGCCTCCAGCAGGTGCTGGGCGACCACGCTGCCGACGTAGCCCGCGCCACCCGTGACCAGATACTTGCCGCTCGTGCCGGTGGTGCCGCTCATGAACTCGCTACCTCTCGCAGTCGCTGGGCCGCGAACTCCGGCGGCACGTCGTTGATGAAGACGTTCATGCCTGATTCGGAGCCCGCGAGGAACTTCAGCTTGCCGGAAGTGCGTCGAATGGTGAAAAGCTCGAGATGGAGCGCGAAGTCGTCCCGGTTGACACCCTCGAACTCCTCCAGCGCGCCGAACGGCGCCTGGTGCCAGGCGGAGATGTACGGCGTGGGCGGTTCACCTTCGCCGAAGATCCGGTCGAAGCGCCTCAAGAGTTCCAGATACACCTTGGGGAACTCTGTGCGCGCCTCCTCGTCGAGGCCCAGCAGGTCCGGCACCCGGCGCTTCGGGTAGAGGTGCACCTCGTAGGGCCAGTGCGCCGCGTACGGCACGAACGCGACCCAGTGTTCACCCTCCAGGACGACCCGCTCGTCGGCGAGTTCGCGCTCCAGGACGGCGTCGAAGAGGTTCTCCCCGCCGGTCGCCTCCTTGTGCGCGGCGACCGAACGCAGCATCAGGGCAGTGCGCGGAGTGGTGAACGGGTAGGCGTAGATCTGCCCGTGCGGGTGACCCAGAGTCACACCGATCTCGGCGCCGCGGTTCTCGAAGCAGAACACCTGTTCCACGGAGGGCAGATGAGACAGCTCGGACGTCCGGTCCGTCCATGCCTCGAGGACCAGTCGTGCCTGCTCCTCGGTGAGGTCGGCGAAGGACGCGTTGTGGTCGGAGGTGAAGCAGACCACCTCGCAGCGCCCGGAGTCGCCGGCCAGCGAGGGGAAACGGTTCTCGAAGACGACGGCGTCGTACGACGAGTCCGGGATCTCGCTGAGCCGGTCGCCCTGGGAGGGGCAGAGCGGGCACTCGTCGGCCGGGGGGTGGTAGGTGCGCCCCTGCCGGTGCGAGGCCACGGCGATGGAATCGCCGAGCAGGGGGTCCCGCCGTACCTCCGAAGTGGTGACCGTGGGGTCCAGCGGACGCCTGTCCACCGCGTCGCGCACCGAGTCGTCCCGCTGGTCGTAGTAGATCAGCTCACGACCGTCGGCCAAGCGGGTCGAGGTCTTCTTCACCGCGACTCTCCATCCGTACCTCTGGGTCCGCAGACCTAGATCCGTACACCTAGCGAAGCTTCCAACAGAACCAAACACATAAAACCATAAACCCCCACGCGAGTCACCACCACAACCAAACAAAGAACACCAAACGAAGTGAGCAGGGCATGCGAACCCCCACAGACCCGGCCTACACGGCAGTACAGCTGGCGGCAGAGCTGCGACTGCCGACGAACTGGCTCGACTACACGATCCTCGGCATCTACTTCGTCGTGGTCCTGGGCATCGGCTTCGCCGCTCGCAGATCGGTGAAGACCAGCCTCGACTTCTTCCTCTCCGGACGCTCCCTGCCCGCCTGGATCACGGGCCTCGCGTTCGTCTCGGCCAACCTGGCCGCCACCGAGATCCTGGGCATGGCCGCGAACAGCGCACAGTACGGCGCGTACACCGTCCACTGGTACTGGATCGGCGCCATCCCGGCGATGGTGTTCCTGGGCCTGGTGATGATGCCGTTCTACTACGGCAGCAAGGTCCGCTCCGTCCCCGAGTTCCTGCTGCTGCGCTTCGACCGAGGCGCCCACCTGCTGAGCTCGGCCCTGTTCGCCTTCGCGGCGATCCTGATCTCCGGCGTGAACCTGTACGCCCTCGCGATCGTCGTCGAGGCGCTGCTGGGCTGGCCGCAGTGGGTGGCGATCGTGGTCGCCGGCGCCTTCGTACTGGCCTACATCACGCTCGGCGGCCTCTCCTCGGCGATCTACAACGAGGTCCTCCAGTTCTTCGTGATCCTGGCCGCGCTCATCCCGCTGTCGGTGCTGGGCCTGAAGAAGGTGGGCGGCTGGGACGGTCTGACGGACTCCCTGACACAGGCCCACGGGGACGACTTCGTCACCGCCTGGGGCGGCACGGGCATCGGCAGCGACAACCCGCTCGGCGCGAACTGGCTGACCATCGTGCTGGGCCTCGGCTTCGTCCTGTCCTTCGGCTACTGGACGACGAACTTCGCCGAGGTGCAGCGCGCCCTGTCGGCGAAGAACCTGTCGGCGGCCCAGCGCACCCCGCTCATCGCCGCGTTCCCGAAGATCTTCATCGTCTTCCTGGTGATGATCCCGGGCCTGGTGGCGGCGGTCCTGGTCCCGAAGATCGGCACGTCCGACTCCGATCTCCAGTACAACGACGCGATCCCGTACCTCATGCAGGAACTGCTGCCGAACGGCGTACTGGGCATCGCGGTGACGGGTCTGCTGGCGGCGTTCATGGCGGGCATGGCGGCGAACGTCTCGTCCTTCAACACGGTGTTCACGACCGACATCTGGGCGAAGTACGTGGTGCGCGGGCGCGAGGACGCGTACTACGTCCGGTTCGGCCGCCTCATCACGGCCATCGGTGTGGCCGCGTCGGTGGGCACGGCGTTCCTGGCGTCGTCGTTCTCGAACATCATGAGCTACCTCCAGACGCTGTTCAGCTTCTTCAACGTGCCGATGTTCGTCGTCTTCATCGTCGGCATGTTCTGGAAGCGGGCGTCGAAGAAGTCGGGCTTCTGGGGCCTGCTCGCGGGCACGACGGCGGCGATGGTCAACTACTTCGTCCTCTACAAGCAGGACATCATCGGCATCCCCACCGACCAGGGCGCCAACTTCGTCTCCGCGATCGCGGGCTTCGTGGCGGGCGCGGTCGTGATGGTGGCGGTGTCGCTGTTCACGGCCCCGAAGACGGCCGAGGAGCTCCAGGGCCTGGTCTACGGCACCGTCTCCCCCGGCATGGCCGAGCCGCCGGCGGCGGGCGACGACGCGTGGTACCGGCGCCCGGCCCTGCTGGGCTGGAGCGCGATCATCCTGGCCGCCCTCTGCTACATCCCGTTCTCGTTCTGAGCCCGGTCGCGAATACCGCGGGAGACTGGAGAGACCATGTCCGAGCAATTCGAACCGTCCGAACGCGCCGAGGCTGCCGAGCGGCTGCGGCGGGCGGGGTACTCCGAGGCCGACCTCCAGCGGGAGGTGACGGAACTCGAGGAGAAGTCCACGACCGCGGCCCGCATCTTCGACCTGCGCCGCATCATCGGCGGCCTGTTCGTCGTCTACGGCGTGATCGTCACGATCGCCGGGATCACGGACGGCGACGCGGAGATCGACAAGGCCCAAGGGATCAATATCAACCTGTGGACCGGCCTGGCCATGCTGGCCCTGGGCATCTTCTTCCTGGCCTGGCTGAAGCTGCGTCCCGTGGCACCGGTCACCCCGACGCTGCCGCCGGAGGCGCTGGACGGGAAGCCCCGGGAGTCCCCGCGGGACGAGTAGCGGCGGAGGCGAGCAGCGGCGGCCGGAGGCGCGAGCGCAGGCGAAGGCGCAGGTCATGAAGCCGAGCCGGCTCCGGGATCCGAGGCATCGGATCCCGGAGCCGGCTCGCTTCGACTAGTCCTCGCGGTTGGCGACGTTCGCGTTGATGGCGTCGTCCCCGTTGTTGCAGATCTGCTGGGTCGCGTCCTGGTTGGACGAGAAGCCGAGCAGCGGGAGGTTCAGGTTCGGGATGTTGATGAGACCGAACGAGATGTTCTCCACCTGGTTGGAGCACTCCCTGGAGTCCCCGTCCGAGCCGTAGACGGCGGCGGAGGCGAATCCGGCGCCGGCCATGCCGAGGCTCCCGATCATGGCGGCCACGAGAGCGGTGTTGCGGAGCTTGCGCATTGCATACCCTTTTCCGTCTGGATGGCGTGCCTCGCTACAGAGCGAGACGTTACGGTTACGCACCGTATGTCGTGATTATCCGCTTTGCATCACAGACTGAGCCTTATGCCACCGCCAGCTCACACCACACGAGCTTGCCCCGGTGGCCCATCCGGGTCAGCGGCTGCCAGTGCCAGAGGTCCGAGCAGGCCCGGACGAGGGCCATCCCGCGGCCGTTCTCAGCGTCGGCGAGCCCCTCCAGCCGTCCCGGGGGCTCGGGCGGTTCGGGGTCCGCGTCCCAGGCGCCGATCTGGAGGACGCCGTCCCGGAAGCGGAGGCGCAGGCAGGCGGGGCCCTTGGTGTGCAGTACGGCGTTGGAGACCAGCTCCGAGGCGAGCAGCTCCGCGGTGTCCACGAGGTGGATCAGGCCGTGCAGGGTGAGGATCAGGCGCAGGGTGCGGCGGCAGACCGTCACGGCGCGTGGGTCGCAGGGGATGTAGAGGGAGTACTCCCAGGGATCGGACATGCGTCGACTCCGAGTGGCGTGAGGGGATTTACGCGCGGTGGCATTGCCGCAGCCGTCGCGGCCGGACGGAGCGGTGCACTTCCGCAGCGCGTGCGGTGCGTCACTGACGGTAAGGCAATAATTTTCGCCTCCGCAACCCACTGCCGTAATCTGACACTCGAACGAGGCACAACAACAAGGACGTTGGGGAACACATGGCGGCGAGGGCCCAACCCACCGCGCGACAGGCACGCCTGGGTACGGAACTGCGCAGACTGCGGGAGGCCGCAGGACTCAAGGCCCGCGAGGCGGCAGCGTTCCTGAACTCGACCTCGGCCCAGATGAGTCAGGTGGAGGCGGGCATCGCGGCCGTCAGCGCGGAGCGCATCCGCCGCCTCGCCGACTACTACGCCTGCACGGACGAGGCATTCATCGACGCACTCGCAGCCATGGCGGGCGACCGCTCACGCGGTTGGTGGGACGAGTACCGCGAGGTCCTGCCCCAGGTGAACCTGGACGTGGCCGAGGCCGAGCATCATGCGGCTTTCCTGCGCGAGATCGTCATCAACCGCGTCCCCGGACTCCTCCAGACCCCGGACTACGCCCGAGCGGTCTTCAGGTACATGCGCCCGGAACTGACCGAGAGCGAACTTGCGCCCCGGGTCGAGTACCGAACGAGGAGGCGCTGCGTCATCGAAGGCGAAGCGAGCACCCCGTACGAGACGATCGTCCATGAGTTCGCCCTGCGCATCAGAGTGGCGGACCGTCAGGTCTGCCACTCTCAACTCCGTTGGATTCTGGACCAGATCGAGCAGGGTCACGTCACCGTGCGGGTCATCCCCACCGATCAGGAC
The sequence above is a segment of the Streptomyces asoensis genome. Coding sequences within it:
- a CDS encoding LuxR C-terminal-related transcriptional regulator, with the translated sequence MVRIRVLVVDDHRIFAESLAAALAAEPDVDVSAAGSGPAALRSLERAAAEGRRYDVLLVDADLGAALPGIRPAVPVQEVGEDGLVDGISLVVGVRATQPHVRIVVLAEKDDPRRAALALQAGASGWVAKDCSLSRLLTVIRGVLREETHLPPALLTGVLRELTAARKHRTESERLVESLTPREREVLRCMVAGLGRKAVADRLFLSPHTVRTHMQNVLGKLGVHSTLAAVALARRAGVGPVDLAGDVVERGGQLA
- a CDS encoding GNAT family N-acetyltransferase, which gives rise to MVCRMFRLETEVDRTRRDLLRSRLLATNTEASPVLRALRGTPAERESALHVWASDPGGDLAGGLVGHTWTTWLHVTYLWVDARHRGTGLGSALLAEAERIAREQRGCDRVRLETWDFQAPEFYRRQGYEVVCTIEDYPPGLTEFTLTKRLG
- the galK gene encoding galactokinase, producing the protein MGAQEVREGFVRLYGTEPEGVWAAPGRVNLIGEHTDYNDGFVMPFALPHIAVAAVARRTDGVLRLHSADLDSGVAELRLDELTPESDDAWTAYPAGVVWALREAGHAVTGADIHLSSTVPSGAGLSSSAAIEVVVALALNDLYDLGLQGWQLARLCQRAENVYVGAPTGIMDQTASACCEAGHALFLDTRDLSQKQIPLDLAAEGLRLLVVDTQVTHAHSGGEYGRRRAGCEKGAALLGVDALRDIAYDDLDAALARLGDEEEVRRLVRHVVTEDQRVEQVVALLESGGDTRAVGPVLTAGHASLRDDFRVSCPELDLVVDTALANGALGARMTGGGFGGSAIVLAEATDVETLTKAVEEAFAAAGYKAPRVFEAVPAAGARRLN
- the galE gene encoding UDP-glucose 4-epimerase GalE; the protein is MSGTTGTSGKYLVTGGAGYVGSVVAQHLLEAGHEVVVLDNLSTGFREGVPAGASFIEGDIRDAAKWLDASFDAVLHFAAFSQVGESVVKPEKYWDNNVGGTMALLGAMREAGVRKLVFSSTAATYGEPQQVPIVESAPTQPTNPYGASKLAVDHMISGEAAAHGLGAVSLRYFNVAGAYGEQGERHDPESHLIPLVLQVAQGRREAISVFGDDYPTPDGTCVRDYIHVADLAEAHLLAVAAAKPGEHLICNLGNGNGFSVREVIETVREVTGHPIPEVVAPRRGGDPAVLVASAATAREQLGWNPSRADLAGIVADAWEFAQHIASSARES
- the galT gene encoding galactose-1-phosphate uridylyltransferase: MKKTSTRLADGRELIYYDQRDDSVRDAVDRRPLDPTVTTSEVRRDPLLGDSIAVASHRQGRTYHPPADECPLCPSQGDRLSEIPDSSYDAVVFENRFPSLAGDSGRCEVVCFTSDHNASFADLTEEQARLVLEAWTDRTSELSHLPSVEQVFCFENRGAEIGVTLGHPHGQIYAYPFTTPRTALMLRSVAAHKEATGGENLFDAVLERELADERVVLEGEHWVAFVPYAAHWPYEVHLYPKRRVPDLLGLDEEARTEFPKVYLELLRRFDRIFGEGEPPTPYISAWHQAPFGALEEFEGVNRDDFALHLELFTIRRTSGKLKFLAGSESGMNVFINDVPPEFAAQRLREVASS
- a CDS encoding sodium:solute symporter family protein; its protein translation is MRTPTDPAYTAVQLAAELRLPTNWLDYTILGIYFVVVLGIGFAARRSVKTSLDFFLSGRSLPAWITGLAFVSANLAATEILGMAANSAQYGAYTVHWYWIGAIPAMVFLGLVMMPFYYGSKVRSVPEFLLLRFDRGAHLLSSALFAFAAILISGVNLYALAIVVEALLGWPQWVAIVVAGAFVLAYITLGGLSSAIYNEVLQFFVILAALIPLSVLGLKKVGGWDGLTDSLTQAHGDDFVTAWGGTGIGSDNPLGANWLTIVLGLGFVLSFGYWTTNFAEVQRALSAKNLSAAQRTPLIAAFPKIFIVFLVMIPGLVAAVLVPKIGTSDSDLQYNDAIPYLMQELLPNGVLGIAVTGLLAAFMAGMAANVSSFNTVFTTDIWAKYVVRGREDAYYVRFGRLITAIGVAASVGTAFLASSFSNIMSYLQTLFSFFNVPMFVVFIVGMFWKRASKKSGFWGLLAGTTAAMVNYFVLYKQDIIGIPTDQGANFVSAIAGFVAGAVVMVAVSLFTAPKTAEELQGLVYGTVSPGMAEPPAAGDDAWYRRPALLGWSAIILAALCYIPFSF
- a CDS encoding ATP-binding protein; the protein is MSDPWEYSLYIPCDPRAVTVCRRTLRLILTLHGLIHLVDTAELLASELVSNAVLHTKGPACLRLRFRDGVLQIGAWDADPEPPEPPGRLEGLADAENGRGMALVRACSDLWHWQPLTRMGHRGKLVWCELAVA
- a CDS encoding helix-turn-helix domain-containing protein — translated: MAARAQPTARQARLGTELRRLREAAGLKAREAAAFLNSTSAQMSQVEAGIAAVSAERIRRLADYYACTDEAFIDALAAMAGDRSRGWWDEYREVLPQVNLDVAEAEHHAAFLREIVINRVPGLLQTPDYARAVFRYMRPELTESELAPRVEYRTRRRCVIEGEASTPYETIVHEFALRIRVADRQVCHSQLRWILDQIEQGHVTVRVIPTDQDGFAGAGASMVYAGGPLPRLDTGLRDAPTGVVFIDEETQLERLRTLLRRVEDASLDPVASRDFIHRLTKEL